CGATCGACTCCCGGTTCACCTTCCTCCTCATCCTGAACGTGTTCCTGCTCCTTGTCGGCGCCTTCATGCACATCTTCTCGGCGATCGTGATCGTTGTCCCGATCATCGCTCCGCTCGCCGTGGCGTTCGGCGTGCATCCCGTCCACCTCGGGATCATCTTCCTCGCGAATCTCGAGCTCGGCTTCCTGATGCCCCCGGTGGGGATGAACCTCTTCATGTCCGCGTACCGCTTCGAAAAACCGTTCGGGGAAGTGTGCCGCGCGGTCCTCCCCTTCCTGCTCCTTCTGCTGGGCGGCGTCCTCGCCATCACCTACATCCCTTGGCTCACCACCGCGTTGCTGCAGAAGTAGGTGACCTTCCTCTCCGCGCCGGTCAGCGCTTCCCACCGAGGATGGAGCCCAGCACCCCCCGGATGATCTGGCGGCCGATCTGGCTGCCGATCGCGTGGGCCGCGCTTTTGGCCATCGCCCCGATCAGGTCCCCGGTCTGGGACCGCGTCTCGGGGGCACGCCTGCCGTTCGAGCCTTCGCCCCGAGCCGTCCCGCCCGCTCTTTCCTCCGTCTGCCGCTGCGCCGCCTTCTCCTTCAGCTTCTCGTAGGCGGATTCCCGATCCACCGCGTTCTCGTAATGTCCGCGGAGCACGGAATCGCGGACGACCTGCGCCCGCTCTTCCGGGGAGAGGGGGGTAAGCCGGCTCCTGGGAGGCAGTACGAAGGCGCGCTCCACCACGGACGGTGTTCCCTTCGCGTCCAGGATGGAGACGAGCGCTTCTCCGACGCCGAGCTCGGTGATCGCCTTCACGACATCGAGCTTCGGGTTCGCCCGGAACGTCTCGGCGGCGGCCTTGACCGCCTTCTGCTCGCTGGGGGAGAACGCCCGCAAGGCGTGCTGCACCCGGTTTCCCAGCTGGCCGAGGACCCGCTCGGGGACGTCCGTCGGATTCTGGGTGACGAAATAGACCCCCACGCCTTTCGAGCGGATGAGCCGCACCACCTGCTCGATCTTTTCGAGGAGCGCCTTCGGCGCGTCCGTGAAAAGGAGGTGGGCCTCGTCGAAGAAGAAGACGAGGACGGGTTTCTGCGGGTCCCCCGCCTCGGGGAGCTGCTCGAACAGATCGGAGAGAAGGTAGAGCAGGAACGTGGAGTAAAGCCTCGGGGAGGTCATAAGCCGGGAGGCGGCGAGGATGTTGATCATGCCGCGGCCGGAAGGGTCGATCTGAAGGAGGTCCTGCAGGTCGAGCGCGGGCTCGCCGAAGAACCGGTCCGCTCCCTGTTCCTCCAGCGCGAGGAGCCCCCGCTGGATCGCACCGACGCTCGCGGCGGCGATGTTGCCGTACGAGGTCCGGAACTGCCCGGCGTTGTCCCCGACGAACTGCGTCATGGACCGGAAGTCCTTCAGGTCCAGCAGGAGAAGGCCGTCGTCGTCCGCGATCTTGAAGACGAGGGACAGCACACCGGACTGGATATCGTTCAGGTTGAGGATC
This sequence is a window from Candidatus Deferrimicrobium sp.. Protein-coding genes within it:
- a CDS encoding helicase HerA-like domain-containing protein, with product MTLALAPLPIAKGKKEIALLPGMANRHGLIAGATGTGKTVTLRVLAEQFSAIGVPVFLADVKGDLSGIPRPGGDNPKVVERAKQLKLDGFEYQGYPVTFWDLFGEEGHPVRATVSEMGPLLLGRILNLNDIQSGVLSLVFKIADDDGLLLLDLKDFRSMTQFVGDNAGQFRTSYGNIAAASVGAIQRGLLALEEQGADRFFGEPALDLQDLLQIDPSGRGMINILAASRLMTSPRLYSTFLLYLLSDLFEQLPEAGDPQKPVLVFFFDEAHLLFTDAPKALLEKIEQVVRLIRSKGVGVYFVTQNPTDVPERVLGQLGNRVQHALRAFSPSEQKAVKAAAETFRANPKLDVVKAITELGVGEALVSILDAKGTPSVVERAFVLPPRSRLTPLSPEERAQVVRDSVLRGHYENAVDRESAYEKLKEKAAQRQTEERAGGTARGEGSNGRRAPETRSQTGDLIGAMAKSAAHAIGSQIGRQIIRGVLGSILGGKR